Within Azoarcus sp. DD4, the genomic segment GGCGCTCGAAGCGCTGGTGCCGCACCGCGTCTTCCCTGGCAACCGGCCGAGCAACACGCTGTTGCTGCCGGACCTGTCGCCGGCGGCGCTGGGTGCGCTGATCGCGCTCTACGAACACAAGGTGTTCGTACAGAGCGTGATCTGGGGCATCAACGCCTTCGACCAATGGGGCGTTGAACTGGGCAAGCAGATCGCCAGCCGCATCGGCGCGGAACTGGCCGGCGAGCCGCTCGGTGCCCACGATGCGTCGTCGCGCGGTCTGATCGAAATGGCGCGCGACGCGTTGGCCTGAACTCACATGCAGTCGCGGCCGGGCGTCGTGCCCGGCCGTTGTCGTTTACGGAGGAATCGCGCATGACCAAGCCTACCGCTCCGCTGCAGGTCGCGCTCGTCGGCTACGGCTATGCCGGCCGCACGCTGCACCTGCCCCTGATCCAGGCCACACCCGGCCTGGCGCTGCACACCGTGGTGACCAGCCGGCCGGAAGAGGTGCGCGACAGCGTGCCGGCGGTGAAGGCCGTGCCGCACCCGGCCGATGCCTTTGCCGATCCCGCGATCGCGCTGGTGGTGATCGCCACCCCGGACCACACCCATGCCGCGCTGGCCGAGGCGGCCTTGCTGGCCGGCAAGCACGTGGTGGTCGACAAACCCTTCACCCTGAGCCTGGCCGACGCCCGCCGGCTGGCGGCGCTGGCCGCCGAACGCGGGGTGTTGCTGTCGGTGTTCCAGAACCGCCGCTGGGACAGCGACTTTCTCGGCCTGCAGGCGATGCTCGCCGATGGCCGGCTCGGCACGCTGAGTCATCTCGAATCCCGCTTCGACCGCTTCCGGCCGGTGCCGCGCACCCAGGGCGGGCGGCTGGACCGCAATGTCTGGCTGGATCTAGGCCCGCACCTGGTGGATCAGGCACTGCTGCTGTTCGGCGTGCCGGCGCGGGTCGGCGGGCTGATCGTGCGCCAGCGCGAAGGTGCCGAGGCGGACGACTGGTGCCAGATGCAGCTCGACTACGGCCGGCTGCAGGTGGTGCTCGGCGCTTCGCTGCTGGTGGCAGGCGGCGTGCCGCGCTTTGCCGCGCACGGCAGCGGCGGCAGCTGGATCAAGTACGGGCTGGACGAGCAGGAGAGCCAGCTGCGCGCCGGTCTGCTGCCGGGCGCGCCCGACTGGGGCCGCGATCCTCGTCCCGGCCATCTGCATCTTGGGGAGGGGCGGATCGAAGACCATGCGGTGCCGCCGGGCGACTATCGCATCTACTACGCGGCGGTGCGCGACGCGCTGGTCGCGCAGGCACCCAATCCGGTGACGCCGGCGCAGGCGGTCGCCACCATGGCGGTGCTGGAGACCGGGGTGGAGGCTGCACGCGCCGGGCGCATGCTCCAACTGCCGCTGACTGCGGCGGAGATTGCCGCGCTCGCGGCGCCGCTTTTCCCGCCGCTGGTCTGATCGCCCGCCCAGGCGCTTTAGAGTTCGGCGCGTCGCGGCATGTCGGCGCCCCTGCGCGAGCAGGTGATGGCCGCCGCGCGCGCCGCGAAGTCGACCAGGCGGGCCAGCGCCTCGACATCCATCTCGGCCAGCGCCGCCGGGTCGAGCTGCCCGGTTTCGGCGAGGTGCGCCAGCATCGCCGCCTGGAAGGTGTCGCCGGCGCCGACGGTATCCACCGTGGCGACGCGCGGCGCCGGCACATCCACCCGGCCGCGGGCGTTCCAGGCGCTGGCGCCGGCCGCACCGCGGGTGACGACCACCAGGCCGCAGCCGCCGGCCAGCCAGCGCCGGGCGAGCGCTGCTTCGTCGGTGGCGCCATAGAGCAGGTGCAGGTCTTCGTCGCTGATCTTGACCAGGTGGGCGAGGCCGGTCAGCACGTCCACCCTTTCACGCCAGCGCGCCACCGAGGGTTCGACGTTGAGCCGGATGTTGGGGTCGTAGGCGATCAGGCGGCGGTCGTGCTCGCGCCGCACCAGCGCTTCGAGCGCGCCGGCGACCGGTTCCACCACGGTGGCGTAGGAGCCGAGATGGATGGCGCGAACGCCCTCGTCCAGCTCGGGCAGCTGGTCGCGGCTCAGCAGCCGGTCGGCCGCGCCGTTGCCGTAGAAGGCGTAGCGCGGCACGCCGGCAGCGTCGAGTTCGACCATGCCCAGCGTGGTGGGCGCGTCGAACAGCGGACACAGTCCGGTTTCCACCCCCTCCTGCGACAGCGTGCGCACCAGGCGTTCGCCCAGCATGTCCCGCGCCAGGCCGCTGAGGAAGGCGACCTGCTGGCCGAGGCGGGCGAGCCCGACGGCGACGTTGAAGGGCGAGCCGCCGGGGCGCGCGTCCAGGTGCAGGGCCTTGTTGCTTTCGTCGCCGATGAAGACGTCGAACAGGGCTTCGCCACAAACGAGAAACATGATGAGCTACCGTCGAGGAGGTGGATGGAAACGCGGTCGGCGGCGGTCAGCGCGGCGACGACCAGCCCTTGTAGCTGCCGACGTTGTCGCGGGTGACCAGCGTCGACGGGATCAGCACCATGGGGTTGGCGGGACGCTTGCCGTTGAGCACGTCGTTGCCGATCATCACCGCCTGCTGCGCCATCGCCCACGGATCCTGGCTGGCCGAGGCTTCGACCTGAGTGTCGGTCTTGAGCGCGTTCTCGATGTCGGGGGCGCCGTCCACCGAGGCGATCACGAGGCCCTTGCGTTTGAGCTGGCGGGCGGCGAGGTCGGTGCCGATGGCCTGCGGGTCGTTGATGGTGAATACCGCGTCGAGCTTGGGGAAGCGGGTGAGGTGGCCGAGCATCACGTTCATGCCGCCTTCGCGCGAGCCCTTGCCGTCCTGGTCGTCGGACAGCACCTTGATGCCGGGTGTCGCCTTCAGCACTTCCTTGCAACCGGTGACCCGGTCGACCACGGCCGAGACTTGCGGTCCGTTCTGGATGACGACATTGCCCTGGCCGTTGAGGCGCTTGACGATGTACTCGCAGGCGATGCGGCCGGCCTGGATGTTGTCGGTCTGCACCGTGGCATCCGCCCCGGCGGCAGCCACGTCGACGCCCACCACCGCGATGCCCGCCTTCTGCGCCTTGCGTACCGCCGGCTCGATCGCCTTGGGGTCGGCGGCGTTCAGCAGAATGAGATCCACGCCAGCGGAGATGAAGTTGTCGATCTGGGTGAACTGCTTGTTCAGGTCGTAGTCGGCCGACACCGCCAGCACCTTGGCGTTGGGGTAGAGCTCCTTCACCTTGGCTTCGGCGCCCTTGGCGATGGTGACGAAGAAGGGGTTGCCGAGCGAGCCGACGGTGACGCCGACCGACTTGATCTCGCGCGCCTGGGCGAGGCCGGCAACGAGGGCGAGGGCGATACCGGCAGCGATGGCCTTGCGATGGAACATGGAAGTCTCCTCATCCGGTCTTTTTGGCAAGCCGCAATCCGGGACCGGCAGCCGGATAGCGGCGAGATGGAAAAATGGTGAAGCGCGAAGGGGGGCGGCTCAGGTGCGGGCGCCGCTCTGGCGGTAGCGGTCGAGCGCGACCGCGCCGATGATGACCAGGCCCTTGATGATGTATTGCCAGATATCGGACACGCCCAGCAGCACCAGGCCGTTGGTGAGCACCGCGATGATGAGCGCGCCGATCAGGGTGCCGAGGATGGAGCCGACGCCGCCGACGAAGCTGGTGCCGCCGAGGATGACCGCCGCGATCGCGTCCAGCTCGTAGGACTGGCCGAGCTGCAGGCCGTTGGCGGCGAGCAGCCGCGCGGAGGTCATCACCGCGCCGAGGCCGGCGAGCAGGCCCGACATCGCATAGACGAAGAGCAGCACCTTCCACACCTTGATGCCCGACAGGCGCGCCGCTTCCGGGTTGCTGCCGACCGAGTAGATGTGCAGGCCGAGCACGGTGCGGCGCAGGATGAACCACGAGCCGGCGATCACTGCGGCGGCAATCCACACCAGCCAGGGAATGCCGAGCAGGTTGTCGTTGCCGATGAAGGCGAAGGGCAGGTCGGGGTTGAACACCGTCTTGTCGTCGCCGAGCAGGCGGGCGATGCCCCGCACCGCGGTCAGCGCGCCGAGCGTGACGATGAAGGGTGGCAGCTTGCCGAAGGCGACCAGGCTGCCGTTCATCAGGCCGAAGGCCAGCCCGGTGGCGAGACCGGCGGTGATGCCCAGCATGCCGCCGCCGGGCAGCGTCGAGCCCATCACCGACACCACCGCGGCGGCGGCGAGGATGGAGCCCACCGACAGGTCGATGCCGGCGGTGAGGATGACGAAGGTCATGCCGGCGGCGAGCACGATGTTGATCGAAGCCTGCTGGGCGATGATGGAGATGTTCTGCGCGGTGAGGAAGCCTTCGGCCAGCACGCCGAAGCCGCCAGCAAGCAGGATGAGCACCGGCAGCATGCCGACGGCGCGCATCGTGGATTGGAAACGCTCGCGCGCGGTCGGCTGGTGTGGGGCGCGCGCCGCGCCGGGCTGAGGAACGGACGGGGCGATCGGCGTGGGGGTCTGGCTCATTGTCTTCTCCATGATTTTTGTCTCCTGCTCTCGTGTGGGGCGCGCCTTTCAGGCGGCCCGCGGCAGGGTTTCGGGGGTGGCGCCGGTGGCCAGCGCGATGATGGCTTCCTGGGTGATGGTGGCGCCCGAGTGGCCGCCGAGTTCGCCGACCAGTTCGCCTTCGCGCATCACCAGCACGCGGTCGGCGGTGCCGACGATCTCCGGCAGCTCGCTCGAAATCACGATCACGCCCACGCCGCGCTGGGCGAGGTCGTTGATGATCCGGTAGATCTCGGACTTGGCGCCGATGTCGACGCCGCGCGTCGGCTCGTCGAGGATGAGCACCCGCGGCTTGATCTCCAGCAGGCGCGACAGCAGCACTTTCTGCTGGTTACCGCCC encodes:
- a CDS encoding ribose ABC transporter permease, coding for MSQTPTPIAPSVPQPGAARAPHQPTARERFQSTMRAVGMLPVLILLAGGFGVLAEGFLTAQNISIIAQQASINIVLAAGMTFVILTAGIDLSVGSILAAAAVVSVMGSTLPGGGMLGITAGLATGLAFGLMNGSLVAFGKLPPFIVTLGALTAVRGIARLLGDDKTVFNPDLPFAFIGNDNLLGIPWLVWIAAAVIAGSWFILRRTVLGLHIYSVGSNPEAARLSGIKVWKVLLFVYAMSGLLAGLGAVMTSARLLAANGLQLGQSYELDAIAAVILGGTSFVGGVGSILGTLIGALIIAVLTNGLVLLGVSDIWQYIIKGLVIIGAVALDRYRQSGART
- a CDS encoding carbohydrate kinase; translation: MFLVCGEALFDVFIGDESNKALHLDARPGGSPFNVAVGLARLGQQVAFLSGLARDMLGERLVRTLSQEGVETGLCPLFDAPTTLGMVELDAAGVPRYAFYGNGAADRLLSRDQLPELDEGVRAIHLGSYATVVEPVAGALEALVRREHDRRLIAYDPNIRLNVEPSVARWRERVDVLTGLAHLVKISDEDLHLLYGATDEAALARRWLAGGCGLVVVTRGAAGASAWNARGRVDVPAPRVATVDTVGAGDTFQAAMLAHLAETGQLDPAALAEMDVEALARLVDFAARAAAITCSRRGADMPRRAEL
- a CDS encoding ABC transporter substrate-binding protein; translated protein: MFHRKAIAAGIALALVAGLAQAREIKSVGVTVGSLGNPFFVTIAKGAEAKVKELYPNAKVLAVSADYDLNKQFTQIDNFISAGVDLILLNAADPKAIEPAVRKAQKAGIAVVGVDVAAAGADATVQTDNIQAGRIACEYIVKRLNGQGNVVIQNGPQVSAVVDRVTGCKEVLKATPGIKVLSDDQDGKGSREGGMNVMLGHLTRFPKLDAVFTINDPQAIGTDLAARQLKRKGLVIASVDGAPDIENALKTDTQVEASASQDPWAMAQQAVMIGNDVLNGKRPANPMVLIPSTLVTRDNVGSYKGWSSPR
- a CDS encoding oxidoreductase, with the translated sequence MTKPTAPLQVALVGYGYAGRTLHLPLIQATPGLALHTVVTSRPEEVRDSVPAVKAVPHPADAFADPAIALVVIATPDHTHAALAEAALLAGKHVVVDKPFTLSLADARRLAALAAERGVLLSVFQNRRWDSDFLGLQAMLADGRLGTLSHLESRFDRFRPVPRTQGGRLDRNVWLDLGPHLVDQALLLFGVPARVGGLIVRQREGAEADDWCQMQLDYGRLQVVLGASLLVAGGVPRFAAHGSGGSWIKYGLDEQESQLRAGLLPGAPDWGRDPRPGHLHLGEGRIEDHAVPPGDYRIYYAAVRDALVAQAPNPVTPAQAVATMAVLETGVEAARAGRMLQLPLTAAEIAALAAPLFPPLV